From the Euphorbia lathyris chromosome 6, ddEupLath1.1, whole genome shotgun sequence genome, one window contains:
- the LOC136232593 gene encoding calcium-dependent protein kinase 17-like, which produces MGNCCSRGEPGEAAEAENEKGGSLVQTSSKNNESNSNDNVGNNSGQDNSSTTPPKTATSPSPSTNKQSKGAAIGSVLGRPMEDVKSIYSMGKELGRGQFGVTHLCTNKTTGEQFACKTIAKRKLINKEDVEDVKREVQIMHHLTGQPNIVELKGAYEDKHSVHLVMELCAGGELFDRIIAKGHYTERAAASLLRTIVQIVHTCHSMGVIHRDLKPENFLLLNKDEQSPLKATDFGLSVFYKPGEVFKDIVGSAYYIAPEVLKRRYGPEADIWSIGVMLYILLCGVPPFWAESEHGIFNAILRGHIDFSTDPWPAISPQAKDLVRKMLNSDPKQRLTAIQVLSHPWIKEDGEAPDTPLDCAVLSRLKQFKAMNKFKKVALRVIAGCLSEEEIMGLKEMFKGIDSDNSGTITLEELKHGLAKQGTKLSEYEVKQLLEAADADGNGTIDYDEFITATMHMNRMDREEHLYTAFQHFDKDNSGYITMDELEQVLREFGMHDGRDIKEVISEVDADNDGNINYDEFVAMMKKGNPEANPKKRRDDVFV; this is translated from the exons ATGGGCAATTGTTGCTCTCGTGGCGAACCGGGGGAAGCGGCGGAAGCGGAAAATGAAAAGGGAGGATCGTTAGTTCAAACTAGTAGTAAAAATAATGAAAGTAATAGTAATGATAATGTTGGCAACAATTCCGGTCAAGATAATTCATCCACCACGCCACCCAAGACCGCTACTTCCCCCTCGCCGTCCACGAATAAGCAATCAAAAGGGGCTGCTATAGGGTCCGTTTTAGGTCGGCCGATGGAGGATGTCAAATCAATCTATAGCATGGGTAAAGAATTGGGAAGAGGACAATTTGGTGTTACTCATTTATGTACAAACAAG ACAACAGGAGAGCAATTTGCTTGCAAAACCATAGCAAAAAGAAAACTAATAAACAAAGAAGATGTAGAAGATGTGAAAAGAGAGGTTCAAATCATGCACCATTTAACAGGACAACCAAACATTGTTGAACTCAAAGGAGCATATGAGGATAAACATTCTGTTCATTTGGTGATGGAGTTGTGTGCCGGAGGCGAACTTTTCGACCGGATTATCGCTAAGGGTCATTATACAGAAAGAGCCGCTGCTTCTTTGCTTAGAACTATCGTTCAGATTGTTCATACTTGTCATTCTATGGGTGTTATTCATAGAGATCTTAAGCCTGAAAATTTCCTTTTGCTTAATAAGGATGAACAATCCCCTCTTAAAGCTACAGATTTTGGTCTCTCTGTCTTTTACAAGCCAG GAGAAGtattcaaggatatagttggtAGTGCATATTATATAGCACCTGAAGTATTGAAAAGAAGATATGGACCAGAAGCTGATATATGGAGTATTGGAGTTATGTTATACATTCTTCTCTGTGGTGTTCCACCTTTTTGGGCTg AATCTGAACATGGAATTTTCAATGCAATTTTACGTGGCCATATTGATTTCTCTACCGATCCATGGCCTGCAATCTCACCTCAAGCAAAGGATCTTGTTAGGAAGATGTTGAATTCAGACCCTAAACAAAGGTTGACTGCCATTCAAGTTCTAA GTCATCCATGGATCAAGGAGGATGGAGAAGCACCTGATACTCCTCTTGATTGTGCAGTATTGAGTAGACTCAAACAATTCAAAGCAATGAATAAATTCAAAAAAGTTGCTCTAAGG GTTATTGCTGGATGTTTGTCCGAGGAAGAAATAATGGGATTGAAAGAAATGTTCAAGGGCATAGACAGTGATAATAGTGGCACAATAACTCTTGAGGAGTTGAAGCATGGACTAGCTAAGCAAGGCACTAAACTATCCGAATATGAAGTCAAACAATTGTTAGAAGCA GCTGATGCGGATGGCAATGGAACGATAGACTATGATGAATTTATAACAGCGACCATGCATATGAACCGAATGGATAGGGAAGAACATCTTTACACAGCCTTCCAGCATTTTGATAAAGATAATAGCGg ATATATCACAATGGACGAGCTAGAACAAGTACTACGTGAATTTGGAATGCATGATGGAAGAGACATCAAGGAAGTCATTTCAGAAGTTGATGCTGATAAT GACGGAAATATCAACTATGATGAATTTGTTGCAATGATGAAGAAAGGAAATCCAGAAGCTAATCCAAAGAAAAGGCGTGACGATGTATTTGTTTAA